The Candidatus Deferrimicrobium sp. nucleotide sequence GTCGATGACCTCGACCGCGAACGGTCTCTTCTTCCCGCCCACGTTGACTCCGCCGGCCGCGTTGATCTCCTCGACCGCCAGCCTGATGCCGCGCTCCGCGTCCCACCCGTACAGGAAGGCCGTGGCCAGAGGCGCGCCGATGACGATCGGCCGCTCGGCCGCCGCGGCGACGCCCGAAAATCCACCGATGCCAAGCACGAGGAAAAGCCCGATCCAGACGGTTATTCCGAATTTCTTTCCCATTGCCCCTCCCCCATTTCAGGTAGTTCGTTGCGACGGATCCGACTTACAGAATAAAACGGTTTTATAAAAACATCAACGGTCCGGCGAAATTCGTCTTTTTTCGGTTCATGAAGATCGACTCCCTCATCCTCCCGCGATGATGCGCATGATGGAGATCTCGTCGCCGCTTCGGACGGGGGTCGCGTCTTCGTTCGAAAGGACCATGGTCCCGTTGACGGAAACGATCAGGGAGCTGTCCCCCAGTTTCCGGGCCGCGTGGGGAAGTCGCACCTTCAGCGCCTCCCGGAGTCCGCCGACATCGGACACGGGCTGATCGACGATGACCGCCCCTTCCGGAGCCCCGGGGATCCCCACGGGAAGCGTGACCTGGACGGCGAATCCCGTAGTCGCCTCCGCGAGGCGGCGATGCCACTCAAGCGACGGTACGCCCGCGGCGTTCAGTCCGAGCAGGGAGTAGTAGCGCGCCTTCAGCGCCTCGAACTCGGCCCGGTCGATCTTCTCCCCGGAGAACGGCCCCGCGGTGATCTTCTCCTCGAACCAGCGGTCGGGAAGGGTGTCGTCCTTCTCCGTCAACCCGAGGCGGGCATTGATCAGACGCTCGATCCCGGTGATGTTCCGCCCGATCTCGTCCAGCTGCGCAGGGGTGAACTCCTCACCCGTCAATTCCTTCAGTTGCGCGGCGAAGTCCTTGTAGTCGGCCGTCGATGGGGAGTTGAACAGCTTCGTCGCGAAGCGGCAGATGCCGACGGCGTCCCCGACCGCGAACGTTTTATCGCACGTGGCGACGGCGTGCTCCTTTCCTTCGTAGCTCGTGGGCTCCTTCGCCACCGTTCCGCCGTAGAGGGCGGTCTTGAATTCGGGGTTGTCGTTGATCTTGGCGTTGATCTCCAGGGTGGGCCGGTTCCGGAGGTGATCCATGCCGCGGGTCGAGACGGCAAGGCCGAGGGCGAACCCCTTGATGATGCGCGCGTCGTGCGGATCGGACTGGAACAGCCCCTTGACGGCCATCCGGTATTGCAGCGCCTCCGCGGGGTACCTCCCCCGCTCCACCGCCCGCGCGGAGTCCGCGATCACGTCGCCGAATCCCTCCCTCCGGGCCGTCATGTAGAGGAGCTTCTCGATGACCTCGTACCTTCCCCAGGACAGGTCGAGCCCGCCGGTCTCCTTTGATGTGATGATGCCTCGCTGGTAGAGCTCCATCGCCCAGGCGATCGCGCTCCCCGTGCTGGCCGAGTCCAGCCCGAGATCGTTGAGGATGTTGTTCAGGCGCAGGACCTGTTCCGGCTCCCGGATCCCGATCATCGGGCCCATCTTCCCCAAGGTGACGTAATCCGGCCCATCCCCCTTGTCGTGACGATCGTACGTGCCGTCGCCCCGGATCCCCTTGTAGCTCTTCTCCCGCAGGTGCCCGATCCCGGTCTGCCGCTCGGCGTACCCGGCGTTCCCGGTCACCCCCCTCATGGCGTCGGCGCCCCACCCCCCCTTCCCTTCCGGAGTGAGATCGTTCAACGGGCGGCACCGGATCGGGCACTGGAAACAGCCGTCCATGCCCGGCCGGTACACGTCGAAGTTGTCGGCGTCGAGAGTGTCGTACCAGATCGTCTCCTGGTTGTTTTTCGTCCCCATCGCGCCGAGGATGCGGCTGGGCTTGTAGAGGAAGGGGGTGCCCACCTTTTTCAGGGCGTACCTGACGACGCTGGTCGCGAGGATTTTCCTGGCCAGCTCCCGGTTGTTCTCCTTGTAGGCCGGTGAGAGATCGGGCGGTTCCCCCCGGCCGAGGATCATCACGGCTTTCAGGCGGAGGGAGCCCATCTTCGCGCCGCTGCCGCACCGGGCGTAGATCGCCTTCGGCCCGCCCATGATCCCGGAGCACAGGACCAGGTTCTCGCCGGCGCGCGTGATGCGAGCCATCGCCATGTTCTTCCGCTCGACGCAGGAGAAATCCCTTTCGACGGCCCGGGTGAGGTCGGTGTTGTCCATCCCGAGGTAGGGAGTGGCGTCGTGATAGCGGACCTCCCCTCCGGAGAGCTCGAGGAGGGTCCACCCTGCGGCCTTTCCGTAGAGGACAAGGTGGTCGTACCCGTTCAGCTTGAAAAACGCGGGGAAGAAATCCCCGCAGTTGCTGTCGAGAATCGCGTTGCTGTCGGGAGCGACGCCGGTGAGGTTGCCGCGGGCGGCGGAGGGAAGCGTCCCCGTGAAGACGCCGCTTCCGAAGATCATCGGGATCTGCGGGTCGAGAGGCTCCCTGCCGTCGAGCAGGAGGTTATGGAGGAGGAACATGTTCCCGCCGCGGCCGGAGAGGAACGACCGCAGCACCCCGACGGGAAGGTACTTGGAGAAATGCTCCCGTCGCTCGAGGTCGACGAAGAGCACGGCGCCCTGCGTCGGGTATTGCGGGCGGTCGTGCATCCGCGCGGCGAGACGCGCAACCTTTTCCCGGATCATTTCGGCTCGAGCGCCTTTACCAGGCCGCGGATCATCGTGTTGTACGGGGTGGGGACGCCGGCCTGGGCGCCGTACTCGACGACCTTGCCGTTGATGTAGTCGACCTCGGTCCGCCGGCCCGCCTCGATGTCCTGGAGCATGGACGGCTTGTGGTGGCCGGCGTTCCGGATGTAGTCGATGCAGTACGG carries:
- a CDS encoding aldehyde ferredoxin oxidoreductase C-terminal domain-containing protein; the protein is MIREKVARLAARMHDRPQYPTQGAVLFVDLERREHFSKYLPVGVLRSFLSGRGGNMFLLHNLLLDGREPLDPQIPMIFGSGVFTGTLPSAARGNLTGVAPDSNAILDSNCGDFFPAFFKLNGYDHLVLYGKAAGWTLLELSGGEVRYHDATPYLGMDNTDLTRAVERDFSCVERKNMAMARITRAGENLVLCSGIMGGPKAIYARCGSGAKMGSLRLKAVMILGRGEPPDLSPAYKENNRELARKILATSVVRYALKKVGTPFLYKPSRILGAMGTKNNQETIWYDTLDADNFDVYRPGMDGCFQCPIRCRPLNDLTPEGKGGWGADAMRGVTGNAGYAERQTGIGHLREKSYKGIRGDGTYDRHDKGDGPDYVTLGKMGPMIGIREPEQVLRLNNILNDLGLDSASTGSAIAWAMELYQRGIITSKETGGLDLSWGRYEVIEKLLYMTARREGFGDVIADSARAVERGRYPAEALQYRMAVKGLFQSDPHDARIIKGFALGLAVSTRGMDHLRNRPTLEINAKINDNPEFKTALYGGTVAKEPTSYEGKEHAVATCDKTFAVGDAVGICRFATKLFNSPSTADYKDFAAQLKELTGEEFTPAQLDEIGRNITGIERLINARLGLTEKDDTLPDRWFEEKITAGPFSGEKIDRAEFEALKARYYSLLGLNAAGVPSLEWHRRLAEATTGFAVQVTLPVGIPGAPEGAVIVDQPVSDVGGLREALKVRLPHAARKLGDSSLIVSVNGTMVLSNEDATPVRSGDEISIMRIIAGG